A part of Kitasatospora acidiphila genomic DNA contains:
- a CDS encoding DUF397 domain-containing protein, with protein MADVRWRKSSYSQQGGNCVEVADGLPGVMPVRDSKDPEGGVLMIQADAWQAFVGAVKVAALPSA; from the coding sequence ATGGCCGACGTTCGCTGGCGGAAGTCGTCCTACAGCCAGCAGGGGGGCAACTGCGTCGAGGTTGCCGACGGCCTCCCCGGCGTGATGCCCGTTCGGGACTCGAAGGACCCAGAGGGGGGCGTCCTGATGATTCAGGCGGATGCGTGGCAAGCGTTCGTCGGTGCCGTCAAGGTCGCAGCGCTCCCGAGCGCCTGA
- a CDS encoding glycosyl hydrolase family 18 protein, with amino-acid sequence MGSLWELHPHHHCNIMSYDMHGAWDATGPTNLQDPLHDSPDDPSKAVAPGTEKYNVDNAVNAFINGDPAYGIKGGFPANKLVLGVPFYFRGWTGVPAGGNSGLYQSATGPSAAQATSQAAGVAFWKELVATGKTGSADVHWDPTTQSSWIYDGTDFFTGDTPQAIAARGTYASGKGLGGIFAYSLEADDPSGTLVNAMTSSMK; translated from the coding sequence GTGGGATCGTTATGGGAACTACATCCGCATCACCATTGCAACATCATGTCCTACGACATGCACGGCGCCTGGGACGCGACCGGCCCGACCAACCTCCAGGACCCGCTGCACGACAGCCCTGACGACCCCAGCAAGGCGGTCGCCCCGGGCACCGAGAAGTACAACGTCGACAACGCGGTCAACGCCTTCATCAACGGCGACCCCGCCTACGGCATCAAGGGCGGCTTCCCGGCGAACAAGCTGGTGCTGGGCGTGCCGTTCTACTTCCGCGGCTGGACCGGCGTGCCGGCGGGTGGCAACAGCGGCCTCTACCAGAGCGCCACCGGCCCGTCCGCCGCGCAGGCCACCAGCCAGGCGGCCGGTGTGGCGTTCTGGAAGGAGCTGGTGGCGACCGGCAAGACCGGCTCGGCCGATGTGCACTGGGACCCGACCACCCAGAGCTCCTGGATCTACGACGGCACCGACTTCTTCACCGGTGACACCCCGCAGGCCATCGCCGCCCGCGGCACCTATGCCAGCGGCAAGGGACTGGGCGGCATCTTCGCCTATTCCCTGGAAGCCGACGACCCGTCGGGCACCCTGGTCAATGCCATGACCAGCAGCATGAAGTAG
- a CDS encoding NUDIX hydrolase, producing the protein MTEPEAVPAFSRIGIRVGALVFCGDEVALIRRERPGGVRFFTPPGGNVEPGEDLEAALWRELDEELGLARGQVAAAPELLWVVDQRVSRPGPTAAPRKLHLVYRLHISEAVRDGLAAEEYDELPDGTHEVGHIDWLDYRGTADLPVFPPIGPALATLPTPDAPISSAALPAVTDANYTWVER; encoded by the coding sequence ATGACCGAGCCAGAAGCAGTGCCCGCCTTCAGCCGCATCGGAATCCGTGTCGGGGCGCTGGTCTTCTGCGGGGACGAGGTTGCGCTCATCCGGCGCGAACGGCCCGGTGGGGTGCGGTTCTTCACGCCGCCCGGGGGCAATGTCGAGCCTGGCGAGGACCTGGAGGCCGCGTTGTGGCGGGAGCTGGACGAGGAGCTCGGGCTCGCCCGGGGGCAAGTAGCCGCCGCCCCCGAGCTGTTGTGGGTGGTGGACCAGCGCGTCAGCCGGCCCGGGCCGACTGCGGCGCCGCGCAAGCTGCATCTGGTCTACCGGCTGCACATCAGCGAGGCGGTGCGCGATGGCCTCGCCGCCGAGGAGTACGACGAACTCCCCGACGGCACCCACGAGGTGGGCCACATCGACTGGCTGGACTACCGCGGCACCGCCGACCTGCCGGTCTTTCCGCCGATCGGCCCGGCCCTCGCGACGCTTCCGACCCCCGACGCACCGATCAGCAGCGCCGCGCTGCCCGCCGTCACCGACGCCAACTACACCTGGGTCGAACGGTGA
- a CDS encoding sigma-70 family RNA polymerase sigma factor, whose amino-acid sequence MDDHDWLADRFEADRGQLRAVAYRMLGSVPEAEDAVQEAWLRLSRSDTGQIDNLSAWLTTVVGRVCLDMLRSRRTRREDALDDTFVPDPVVTSTASDTADPEQQALMADSVGLALLVVLEHLAPAERLAFVLHDMFAVPFEEIAPIVGKTPAATRQLASRARRRVQGSAPAQEPDVGRQRAVVDAFMAASQAGDFDALLAVLDPDVLLRADVGVGGRLVRGAAAVASQALFFRQFAYQSHPALINGAYGMVSSDGEQVVSVMSFTVADDRVVELNILADQDRLAQLDLTLLDD is encoded by the coding sequence ATGGACGACCACGACTGGCTGGCCGACCGCTTCGAGGCCGACCGGGGACAACTGCGCGCGGTGGCCTACCGGATGCTCGGCTCGGTGCCCGAGGCCGAGGACGCGGTGCAGGAAGCCTGGCTGCGGCTGAGCCGCTCCGACACCGGGCAGATCGACAACCTGAGCGCCTGGCTCACCACCGTGGTCGGCCGGGTCTGCCTCGACATGCTCCGCTCCCGCAGGACCCGCCGCGAGGACGCGCTCGACGACACCTTCGTGCCGGACCCGGTGGTCACCTCCACCGCCTCCGACACCGCCGACCCGGAGCAGCAGGCGCTGATGGCCGACTCGGTCGGGCTGGCCCTGCTGGTGGTGCTTGAGCACCTGGCCCCCGCCGAGCGGCTCGCCTTCGTGCTGCACGACATGTTCGCCGTGCCGTTCGAGGAGATCGCCCCGATCGTCGGCAAGACCCCGGCCGCGACCCGCCAGCTCGCCAGTCGCGCCCGCCGCCGGGTGCAGGGCTCGGCGCCCGCCCAGGAGCCGGACGTCGGCCGGCAGCGCGCCGTGGTGGACGCCTTCATGGCCGCCTCCCAGGCCGGCGACTTCGACGCCCTGCTCGCCGTGCTCGACCCCGACGTGCTGCTCCGCGCCGATGTGGGCGTGGGCGGCCGGCTGGTGCGCGGCGCGGCGGCGGTGGCCTCGCAGGCGCTGTTCTTCCGCCAGTTCGCCTACCAGAGCCACCCGGCGCTGATCAACGGCGCGTACGGGATGGTGTCCAGCGACGGCGAGCAGGTCGTCTCGGTGATGTCGTTCACGGTCGCCGACGACCGCGTGGTGGAGCTGAACATCCTGGCCGACCAGGACCGCCTGGCGCAGCTGGACCTGACGCTGCTGGACGACTGA
- a CDS encoding alkaline phosphatase family protein, translating into MRRSKWLALSLTAGLGLGMVTAGAATADPGHRHPQSNGCQISADGRDVQHVIYLQFDNVHFTRDNPNVPSDLEQMPHLLDFLKDNGTLDTDHHTPLIAHTGDDILTSITGLYGDKHGQSVSNSYRYYNPDGTTNSASSFAYWTDGVADTSVPKPSDSAPTMVGPDGKMAPAPWAGYTKAGCDFGSVSTANTVLENTTVDINKVFGTDGPQYAEAKADPAKAQADYVGIGVHCAKDSALCAKGTPSPDVLPDEPGGYDGYQALFGAKYVDQAISSDGVVRSTAGTPITDPKGNPGFPGFDAMTADNSLGYVAQMQEAGVPVTYAYISDAHDQHGAGAGAMGPGAANYTAQLKSYDNAFGNFFDRLNKDGINKSNTLFVVTSDENDHFVGGQPTPANCDGITVPCSYQQIGEVNANARGLLATQQGVTTPFQVHADSAPNFYLNGRPGQDDPATRSFEQAWSKVTAVNPITGKTDTVSNYLADQAEQKILHMQTGDPLRTPTFTSFADPNYFVYAGAANCNATCVALGPAYAWNHGDFSPDINTTWLGLVGPGVRHDGETGKVWSDHTDIRPTMFALLGLSDSYTHDGRVLTEFLDNNARPGNLRGQHGRDYQKLAAAYKQLNAGVGAFDSATLKASTRNIESVSAGDQQYQQGTAQLTALGNQRDALAGQIAKVLDADAFGGQRMDAPQADRLTAQADTLVKQAQQLAG; encoded by the coding sequence ATGCGCAGGAGCAAGTGGCTGGCGCTGTCGCTGACGGCGGGGCTGGGGCTGGGGATGGTGACCGCCGGTGCGGCGACCGCCGACCCTGGCCACCGCCACCCGCAGTCGAACGGTTGCCAGATCTCGGCCGACGGCCGGGACGTGCAGCATGTGATCTACCTTCAGTTCGACAATGTGCACTTCACCCGGGACAACCCGAACGTGCCGTCCGACCTCGAGCAGATGCCGCACCTGCTCGACTTCCTCAAGGACAACGGCACCCTCGACACCGACCACCACACGCCGCTGATCGCCCACACCGGAGACGACATCCTCACGTCGATCACCGGCCTGTACGGCGACAAGCACGGCCAGTCGGTCTCCAACTCGTACCGGTACTACAACCCGGACGGCACCACCAACTCGGCCAGCAGCTTCGCCTACTGGACCGACGGCGTGGCCGACACCTCGGTGCCGAAGCCGTCCGACAGCGCCCCCACCATGGTGGGCCCGGACGGCAAGATGGCGCCGGCGCCGTGGGCCGGCTACACCAAGGCGGGCTGCGACTTCGGCTCGGTCTCCACGGCCAACACCGTGCTGGAGAACACCACCGTCGACATCAACAAGGTGTTCGGCACCGACGGCCCGCAGTACGCCGAGGCCAAGGCCGACCCGGCCAAGGCGCAGGCCGACTACGTGGGCATCGGCGTGCACTGCGCCAAGGACTCCGCGCTCTGCGCCAAGGGCACCCCCAGCCCGGACGTGCTGCCGGACGAGCCGGGCGGCTACGACGGCTACCAGGCCCTGTTCGGTGCCAAGTACGTCGACCAGGCGATCAGTTCGGACGGCGTGGTGCGCAGCACCGCCGGCACCCCGATCACCGACCCGAAGGGCAACCCGGGCTTCCCGGGCTTCGACGCGATGACCGCCGACAACTCGCTCGGCTACGTCGCGCAGATGCAGGAGGCCGGCGTGCCGGTCACCTACGCCTACATCTCGGACGCGCACGACCAGCACGGCGCCGGCGCCGGTGCGATGGGACCGGGCGCGGCCAACTACACGGCCCAGTTGAAGTCGTACGACAACGCGTTCGGGAACTTCTTCGACCGGCTCAACAAGGACGGCATCAACAAGAGCAACACGCTCTTCGTGGTCACCTCGGACGAGAACGACCACTTCGTGGGCGGCCAGCCGACCCCGGCGAACTGCGACGGCATCACCGTGCCGTGCAGCTACCAGCAGATCGGCGAGGTGAACGCCAACGCCCGTGGCCTGCTGGCCACTCAGCAGGGCGTCACCACCCCGTTCCAGGTGCACGCCGACTCGGCGCCGAACTTCTACCTGAACGGCCGGCCCGGCCAGGACGACCCGGCCACCAGGTCGTTCGAGCAGGCCTGGTCCAAGGTGACGGCGGTCAACCCGATCACCGGCAAGACCGACACCGTCTCCAACTACCTGGCGGACCAGGCGGAGCAGAAGATCCTGCACATGCAGACCGGCGATCCGCTGCGGACGCCGACCTTCACCTCGTTCGCCGATCCGAACTACTTCGTCTACGCGGGCGCGGCCAACTGCAACGCGACCTGTGTGGCGCTCGGCCCGGCGTACGCCTGGAACCACGGTGACTTCTCGCCCGACATCAACACCACCTGGCTGGGCCTGGTCGGCCCGGGCGTGCGGCACGACGGGGAGACCGGCAAGGTCTGGTCGGACCACACCGACATCCGTCCGACCATGTTCGCGCTGCTCGGCCTGAGCGACTCGTACACCCACGACGGCCGGGTGCTCACCGAGTTCCTGGACAACAACGCGCGTCCGGGCAACCTGCGCGGGCAGCACGGCCGGGACTACCAGAAGCTGGCCGCGGCCTACAAGCAGCTGAACGCGGGCGTCGGCGCCTTCGACTCGGCCACCCTGAAGGCCTCGACCCGGAACATCGAGTCGGTCAGCGCCGGTGACCAGCAGTACCAGCAGGGCACCGCGCAGCTGACCGCGCTCGGCAACCAGCGGGACGCGCTGGCCGGGCAGATCGCCAAGGTGCTGGACGCGGACGCCTTCGGCGGCCAGCGGATGGACGCCCCGCAGGCCGACCGGCTGACCGCCCAGGCCGACACCCTGGTCAAGCAGGCCCAGCAGCTGGCCGGTTGA
- a CDS encoding carbohydrate ABC transporter permease, producing the protein MPRPPSSARPAEKALAWAFLLPSVAVFALFLGYPLYRSFYLSTHANDLFGAPTRFVGLQHYADLLSSAEFARTLATTGLFVLLTVLPGVLGALLLVLLLESRIRGVRLLRSAFALPFAFSVASASVVFGVFYNPATGVINGLLSHLGVGPVNWLTDSGVALVSLALVTIWLNLGYNVLVLSAGVGSIAPEISEAARLDGAGGWRLARSITVPLLGPHLFFLVVVSTINALQTLGQINILTKGGPDHSTTTLNYSVYQKAFAFGSSDFGTASAQAVVLLLVVLACTALQFGVIERKVHYA; encoded by the coding sequence ATGCCACGACCACCGTCGTCCGCCCGGCCCGCCGAGAAGGCGCTGGCCTGGGCCTTCCTGCTGCCCTCGGTGGCCGTCTTCGCGCTCTTCCTGGGCTATCCGCTCTACCGCAGCTTCTACTTGAGCACGCACGCCAACGACCTGTTCGGGGCGCCCACCCGGTTCGTCGGCCTCCAGCACTACGCGGACCTGCTGAGCTCCGCAGAGTTCGCCCGCACGCTGGCCACCACCGGGCTGTTCGTGCTCCTCACCGTGCTGCCCGGGGTGCTGGGCGCGCTGCTGCTGGTGCTGCTGCTGGAGAGCCGGATCCGCGGGGTGCGGCTGCTGCGCTCGGCCTTCGCGCTGCCGTTCGCCTTCTCGGTGGCCAGCGCCTCGGTGGTGTTCGGGGTCTTCTACAACCCGGCCACCGGGGTGATCAACGGGCTGCTCTCCCACCTCGGGGTGGGACCGGTGAACTGGCTGACCGACTCCGGGGTCGCGCTCGTCTCGCTCGCGCTGGTGACGATCTGGCTGAACCTCGGCTACAACGTGCTGGTGCTGTCGGCCGGGGTCGGCTCGATAGCCCCGGAGATCAGCGAGGCGGCCCGGCTGGACGGCGCCGGCGGCTGGCGGCTGGCCCGCTCGATCACCGTGCCGCTGCTCGGTCCGCACCTGTTCTTCCTGGTGGTGGTCTCCACCATCAACGCGCTGCAGACCCTGGGCCAGATCAACATCCTCACCAAGGGCGGCCCGGACCACTCCACCACCACCCTCAACTACTCGGTCTACCAGAAGGCCTTCGCCTTCGGCTCCAGCGACTTCGGCACCGCCAGCGCCCAGGCCGTGGTGCTGCTGCTGGTCGTGCTCGCCTGCACCGCGCTGCAGTTCGGGGTCATCGAGCGAAAGGTGCACTACGCATGA
- a CDS encoding carbohydrate ABC transporter permease, which translates to MSRVLGRAAVYLLLAAAALVVCFPVYYVLVGSFMTNADLAVYPPALVPHHLTLGNFSGAASSVPLARQYLNSALVAGLITVAQLLTSILAAYALVFLPLRLRGAVFGVFLATLMVPWEAVIIPNYLTLSDWGLGDSYTALVLPFLASAFGTFMLRQAFRQFPAELRDAARIDGAGHWRFLWRILVPLNKPTLAAVAIYVFLSAWNQYFWPLIITRSAQMQTLQIGLAGLHDADVANPGLILAGVLLSVLPTLLLVVFGQRFIVRGLTAGAVR; encoded by the coding sequence ATGAGTCGCGTGCTGGGCCGTGCCGCGGTCTACCTGCTGCTGGCGGCCGCCGCGCTGGTGGTCTGCTTCCCGGTCTACTACGTGCTGGTCGGCTCCTTCATGACCAACGCCGACCTGGCGGTCTACCCGCCCGCGCTGGTGCCGCACCACCTGACGCTGGGCAACTTCAGCGGGGCGGCCAGCTCGGTGCCGCTGGCCCGGCAGTACCTCAACTCGGCGCTGGTGGCCGGGCTGATCACCGTCGCCCAGCTGCTCACCTCGATCCTGGCCGCCTATGCGCTGGTCTTCCTGCCGCTGCGGCTGCGCGGCGCGGTCTTCGGGGTCTTCCTGGCCACCCTGATGGTGCCGTGGGAGGCCGTGATCATCCCCAACTACCTGACCCTGTCCGACTGGGGGCTGGGCGACAGCTACACCGCGCTGGTCCTGCCGTTCCTGGCCTCGGCGTTCGGCACCTTCATGCTGCGCCAGGCGTTCCGGCAGTTCCCGGCGGAACTGCGGGACGCGGCGCGGATCGACGGCGCCGGGCACTGGCGGTTCCTCTGGCGGATCCTGGTGCCGCTCAACAAGCCGACGCTGGCGGCGGTCGCCATCTACGTCTTCCTGTCGGCCTGGAACCAGTACTTCTGGCCGCTGATCATCACCCGCAGCGCGCAGATGCAGACCCTGCAGATCGGGCTGGCCGGCCTGCACGACGCCGATGTCGCCAACCCCGGGCTGATCCTGGCCGGCGTACTGCTCTCGGTGCTGCCGACCCTGCTCCTGGTGGTCTTCGGCCAGCGCTTCATCGTCCGCGGACTGACCGCCGGTGCGGTCCGCTGA
- a CDS encoding ABC transporter substrate-binding protein yields MRKLLAATVVAGLALTACSSSTGSGSGSDGSAPGAQALTDAKGVTTVTFWHAMTGQNATVLNGLIDKFNQEHQGKIQVKPVFQGTYDDVISKYKASVQQKGTPSLVQVYDIGTRFMIDSKQTVPVQAFADKDGYSLTDIEAPIRNYYTAGGKLVSMPFNSSMPLLYLNADAFKAAGLDPTKPPQTLAELGDDAKKLTVKDAGGQTTQYGFGAAIYGWFVEELLAESGTLYCDQNNGRDGKASKVVYDSAQGAQALQWWADLVKNGYAVNTGRVTADAQAAFKAGRVAMNLESTGVLGGYVQAAKFQVATAPYPKINDGDPGGPAIGGASLWIDGPGHSAAEQRAAWEFTKWLAEPAQQAAWHTGTGYFPINGKALDDPTDKAWVAKHPQFQTAIDELNATKPSAANAGCLLGVMPQARQGVENAIEQTISGSKTAQQALADAAKAIQPAIDSYNNSVG; encoded by the coding sequence GTGCGCAAGCTGCTGGCAGCGACGGTGGTGGCGGGCCTCGCCCTGACCGCGTGCAGCTCGTCGACGGGGAGCGGTTCCGGATCGGACGGCTCGGCGCCGGGCGCCCAGGCGCTCACCGACGCCAAGGGGGTGACCACGGTCACCTTCTGGCACGCCATGACCGGGCAGAACGCCACCGTGCTGAACGGGCTGATCGACAAGTTCAACCAGGAGCACCAGGGCAAGATCCAGGTGAAGCCGGTCTTCCAAGGCACCTATGACGACGTGATCTCCAAGTACAAGGCGTCGGTGCAGCAGAAGGGCACCCCGTCGCTGGTGCAGGTCTACGACATCGGCACCCGGTTCATGATCGATTCCAAGCAGACCGTGCCGGTCCAGGCGTTCGCCGACAAGGACGGCTACTCGCTGACCGACATCGAGGCGCCGATCCGCAACTACTACACGGCCGGCGGCAAGCTGGTCTCGATGCCGTTCAACTCCTCCATGCCGCTGCTCTACCTCAACGCCGACGCCTTCAAGGCGGCCGGCCTGGACCCGACCAAGCCGCCGCAGACCCTGGCCGAGCTCGGCGACGACGCCAAGAAGCTCACCGTCAAGGACGCCGGCGGGCAGACGACCCAGTACGGATTCGGCGCGGCCATCTACGGCTGGTTCGTGGAGGAGCTGCTGGCCGAGTCCGGCACGCTCTACTGCGACCAGAACAACGGCCGGGACGGCAAGGCGAGCAAGGTGGTCTACGACTCGGCGCAGGGCGCGCAGGCCCTGCAGTGGTGGGCCGACCTGGTCAAGAACGGCTACGCGGTCAACACCGGCCGGGTCACCGCGGACGCCCAGGCCGCCTTCAAGGCCGGCCGGGTGGCGATGAACCTGGAGTCCACCGGCGTGCTCGGCGGCTATGTGCAGGCGGCCAAGTTCCAGGTCGCCACCGCGCCCTACCCGAAGATCAACGACGGCGACCCGGGCGGCCCGGCGATCGGCGGCGCCTCACTCTGGATCGACGGCCCCGGGCACTCGGCGGCCGAGCAGCGGGCGGCCTGGGAGTTCACCAAGTGGCTCGCCGAGCCGGCCCAGCAGGCGGCCTGGCACACCGGCACCGGCTACTTCCCGATCAACGGCAAGGCACTGGACGACCCGACCGACAAGGCCTGGGTCGCCAAGCACCCGCAGTTCCAGACCGCGATCGACGAGCTGAACGCCACCAAGCCGTCCGCCGCCAACGCGGGCTGCCTGCTCGGCGTGATGCCGCAGGCGCGCCAGGGCGTCGAGAATGCCATCGAGCAGACCATCAGCGGCTCCAAGACCGCCCAGCAGGCGCTCGCGGACGCCGCCAAGGCGATCCAGCCGGCCATCGACAGCTACAACAACTCGGTCGGCTGA
- a CDS encoding MerR family transcriptional regulator has product MSGGTDGYSVGDVARIAKVTVRTLHHYDQIGLLSPGGRTAAGYRLYQDRDLDRLQQILFYRALGFSLDEVAAILDDPQSRPRDHLRRQHALLKEQIRKLEELAEAVEHAMEAEKMGIQLTAEEKFELFGPDYDEAWEQEAEQRWGDTDAWKQSQQRTGSYSKEDWQRIQIETAALNERIAAAMAAGEAPDGEAGMDLAEQHRQHICENFYDCTYEIHRGIASLYVGDPRFTANLDKVAPGMAQWLHDAMLANATRAGH; this is encoded by the coding sequence ATGAGCGGTGGGACCGACGGCTACTCGGTCGGCGACGTGGCCAGGATCGCCAAGGTGACGGTGCGCACCCTGCACCACTACGACCAGATCGGCCTGCTGTCGCCCGGCGGCCGCACCGCGGCCGGCTACCGGCTGTACCAGGACCGCGATCTGGACCGGCTGCAGCAGATCCTGTTCTACCGCGCGCTCGGGTTCTCCCTGGACGAGGTCGCGGCCATTCTCGACGACCCGCAGAGCCGTCCACGTGACCATCTGCGGCGCCAGCACGCCCTGCTCAAGGAGCAGATCCGGAAGCTGGAGGAGTTGGCCGAGGCCGTGGAGCACGCCATGGAGGCGGAGAAGATGGGCATTCAGCTGACGGCCGAGGAGAAGTTCGAGCTCTTCGGTCCGGACTACGACGAGGCCTGGGAGCAGGAGGCCGAGCAGCGCTGGGGCGACACCGACGCCTGGAAGCAGTCGCAGCAGCGCACCGGCTCCTACAGCAAGGAGGACTGGCAGCGGATCCAGATCGAGACCGCCGCGCTGAACGAGCGGATCGCCGCCGCGATGGCGGCCGGCGAGGCGCCCGACGGGGAGGCCGGCATGGACCTCGCCGAGCAGCACCGGCAGCACATCTGCGAGAACTTCTACGACTGCACCTACGAGATCCACCGGGGCATCGCCTCGCTGTACGTCGGCGACCCGCGGTTCACCGCAAACCTGGACAAGGTCGCCCCCGGCATGGCCCAGTGGCTGCACGACGCGATGCTGGCCAACGCCACCCGGGCCGGCCACTGA